One window from the genome of Enterococcus haemoperoxidus ATCC BAA-382 encodes:
- the ahpC gene encoding alkyl hydroperoxide reductase subunit C: MNLINTKLLDFECDAYQDGDFIKVSTADVLGKWSIFFFYPADFSFVCPTELGDMQDHYDHLKELNCEVYSVSEDSHFVHKAWADATDTIGKIKYPMLADPNGKIARFFGVLNEDLGQAYRGTFIVSPEGEIKSYEINDMGIGRNADELVRKLEASQFVAKHGDKVCPANWKPGEETIAPSLDLVGKI, encoded by the coding sequence ATGAATTTAATCAACACAAAACTATTAGACTTTGAATGTGACGCTTACCAAGATGGAGATTTTATCAAAGTATCAACAGCAGATGTATTAGGTAAATGGAGTATTTTCTTCTTCTATCCAGCAGACTTTTCATTTGTTTGTCCAACGGAATTAGGGGACATGCAAGATCATTATGATCACTTAAAAGAGTTGAATTGTGAAGTATATTCAGTATCAGAAGATAGCCACTTTGTTCATAAAGCATGGGCTGATGCGACAGATACGATCGGTAAAATCAAATACCCAATGTTAGCTGACCCAAATGGTAAAATTGCTCGTTTCTTCGGTGTTTTAAACGAAGATCTAGGTCAAGCTTACCGTGGTACATTTATCGTTAGCCCAGAAGGCGAAATCAAATCATACGAAATCAATGATATGGGTATTGGCCGTAATGCGGATGAGCTAGTTCGTAAATTAGAAGCATCTCAATTTGTAGCAAAACATGGCGATAAAGTTTGTCCAGCAAATTGGAAACCAGGCGAAGAAACAATCGCACCAAGTTTAGACTTAGTTGGTAAAATCTAA
- a CDS encoding FAD-dependent oxidoreductase: MSQEIYDLIVIGGGSAALSAGIYAGRAMLDTLIIEKDKIGGQVTTTSEIVNYPAIRATTGPELMEDMRLQALDFGVEFTTDEIIDVDLSQTVKTVKSATKTYQAYAVIIATGASARKIGFPGEVEFTGRGIAYCSTCDGEFFQGLDIFVLGGGYAAAEEAVYLTRYGKSVTMIIREPDFTCAKLTAEAAKQHPDIKIIYNTEVKEITGDDFVRKAVFVNNETGEETTYEAPADSTFGMFVFAGNKPSTEIFEGKVELDRGYVPTNENMETNVPGVYAAGDLRIKELRQIVTAVADGAIAATNAQKYITEEKTKAGLPIVNERMEKRLAKQHAENKETQPKAEKKPTKATSVNNTWFPDAMREQLGGIFGKLTKNVTLLQVMDSSEDKSLELNSFLTEFASLSDKILLETVQKGADSDIEAKYGIDKLPSVVILNDQGEYTGIKFSGIPSGHEVNSIVLAVYNVGSAGQPIEEPVVNKIKELPKKKVQIFVSLTCHYCPDVVAACQRIASINHNVEAEMIDIGVFPELKTEKKIMSVPAMIIDDKDIIFGSKNMDEIIEILEK, translated from the coding sequence ATGAGTCAAGAAATTTATGATTTAATCGTAATCGGCGGCGGATCGGCTGCTTTATCAGCAGGGATTTATGCAGGTCGTGCGATGTTAGATACATTGATCATTGAAAAAGACAAGATTGGCGGACAAGTAACGACAACATCTGAAATCGTGAATTACCCAGCGATTAGAGCAACAACTGGTCCTGAGTTGATGGAAGACATGCGTTTACAAGCCCTTGATTTTGGTGTTGAATTTACAACAGATGAAATCATCGATGTTGATCTAAGCCAAACAGTTAAAACAGTCAAGTCCGCGACTAAAACCTATCAAGCGTATGCTGTAATTATCGCAACAGGCGCTTCAGCACGTAAAATTGGTTTCCCAGGTGAAGTTGAATTTACAGGACGCGGTATTGCCTATTGTTCAACATGTGATGGTGAATTTTTCCAAGGATTAGATATTTTTGTACTTGGTGGCGGATATGCAGCAGCGGAAGAAGCAGTCTATTTAACTCGTTATGGTAAATCAGTCACAATGATCATTCGTGAGCCTGATTTTACTTGTGCGAAATTAACAGCAGAAGCAGCTAAACAACATCCAGATATCAAAATTATTTACAATACAGAAGTCAAAGAAATTACTGGAGATGACTTTGTTCGTAAAGCTGTTTTTGTTAATAATGAAACTGGTGAAGAAACAACATATGAAGCACCAGCAGACAGCACGTTTGGTATGTTTGTTTTTGCAGGGAACAAACCAAGTACAGAGATTTTTGAAGGGAAAGTCGAATTAGACCGCGGCTATGTACCGACAAATGAAAATATGGAAACCAATGTACCAGGTGTTTATGCAGCTGGAGATTTACGTATCAAAGAATTACGTCAAATCGTTACCGCTGTTGCAGATGGCGCAATCGCTGCAACAAATGCACAAAAATATATCACAGAAGAAAAAACAAAAGCTGGTTTGCCAATTGTCAATGAACGCATGGAAAAACGTTTAGCGAAGCAACATGCTGAAAATAAAGAAACTCAACCAAAAGCAGAGAAGAAACCTACTAAGGCGACAAGTGTTAATAATACATGGTTCCCTGATGCAATGAGAGAACAATTGGGTGGTATTTTTGGTAAATTAACGAAAAATGTAACTTTATTACAAGTGATGGATAGCAGCGAAGATAAATCACTTGAATTGAATTCTTTCCTAACAGAATTTGCCTCATTAAGCGACAAAATCTTGCTGGAAACTGTTCAAAAAGGTGCTGATTCTGATATAGAAGCGAAATATGGTATTGATAAATTACCAAGTGTTGTTATTTTAAATGATCAAGGTGAATATACCGGAATCAAATTTAGTGGTATTCCAAGCGGGCATGAAGTGAACTCAATTGTTTTAGCTGTCTATAATGTAGGAAGTGCTGGACAGCCAATAGAAGAGCCTGTGGTCAATAAAATCAAAGAATTACCTAAAAAGAAAGTACAGATTTTTGTTTCATTGACTTGTCATTACTGCCCAGATGTTGTAGCAGCTTGTCAGAGAATTGCTTCGATCAATCACAATGTTGAAGCGGAAATGATCGATATCGGTGTTTTCCCAGAGTTGAAAACAGAAAAGAAAATCATGAGTGTCCCTGCGATGATCATTGATGATAAAGACATTATTTTTGGTTCTAAAAACATGGACGAAATCATTGAGATTTTAGAAAAATAG
- a CDS encoding 3'-5' exonuclease, whose amino-acid sequence MNFYSIDFETASYAKHSACSVALVKVENNKIVDEYYSLIKPETDFFWKNIQIHGIKPEDVADAPKFPDVWNQIQNCFKPNSLVVAHNAPFDCGVLAGCLDYYGIDQPNYLSLCTVKTSRKLFPELPNHKLNTICENLDIQLNNHHDALEDSRACAEILLYQEKHFGVEPLKKLVTIK is encoded by the coding sequence ATGAATTTTTATTCCATAGACTTTGAAACAGCTAGTTATGCTAAGCATAGTGCCTGTTCTGTCGCACTAGTAAAAGTAGAAAATAATAAAATCGTTGATGAATACTATTCCTTGATTAAACCAGAAACAGATTTTTTCTGGAAAAATATCCAAATCCATGGTATCAAACCGGAAGATGTTGCGGATGCACCGAAGTTTCCTGACGTTTGGAATCAAATCCAAAATTGCTTTAAACCGAATAGTTTAGTGGTCGCTCATAATGCCCCGTTTGATTGTGGAGTTTTAGCTGGTTGTTTAGATTATTATGGTATTGACCAACCGAATTATCTTTCATTGTGCACAGTGAAAACTAGTCGTAAGTTATTTCCAGAATTACCAAATCACAAGTTAAATACGATTTGTGAGAATCTAGATATTCAATTGAATAATCACCACGATGCGTTGGAGGATAGCCGAGCCTGTGCCGAAATTTTGTTGTATCAAGAGAAGCATTTTGGTGTGGAGCCTTTGAAAAAACTTGTCACGATAAAATAG
- a CDS encoding exodeoxyribonuclease III produces MKCISWNVNGLRAVVKKNFMDVFNELDADFFCLQETKLQEGQIDLELPGYHQYWNYAEKKGYSGTAIFAKEEALSVRYGMDLEEHDQEGRLITLEYANFFMVTCYTPNSQNELKRLDYRMTWEDAFRSYLNELSKEKPVILCGDLNVAHQNIDLKNWKTNQKNAGFTPEEREKFTELLDSGFIDTYRYFYPDQEGVYSWWSYRFNARKNNAGWRIDYFVVSDGLKEALTSAKIHTEITGSDHCPVEVDLTIA; encoded by the coding sequence GTGAAATGTATTTCATGGAATGTCAACGGCTTACGTGCTGTTGTTAAAAAGAATTTTATGGATGTTTTTAACGAATTAGATGCAGATTTTTTCTGCTTACAGGAAACAAAATTGCAAGAAGGTCAAATCGATTTAGAGCTACCTGGGTACCATCAATACTGGAATTACGCTGAGAAAAAAGGCTACTCTGGTACTGCGATTTTTGCTAAAGAAGAAGCGCTAAGCGTTCGATACGGCATGGATCTTGAAGAACATGATCAAGAAGGTCGCTTGATTACATTAGAATATGCTAACTTCTTTATGGTCACTTGTTATACACCCAATTCACAAAATGAATTGAAACGTTTAGACTATCGTATGACTTGGGAAGATGCTTTTCGTTCGTATTTAAATGAATTGAGTAAAGAAAAACCAGTGATTTTATGTGGTGACTTGAATGTAGCCCATCAAAATATTGATTTGAAAAACTGGAAAACCAATCAAAAAAATGCTGGTTTTACACCAGAAGAACGTGAGAAGTTTACAGAATTATTGGATAGTGGCTTTATTGATACTTACCGTTATTTCTATCCTGACCAAGAAGGCGTTTATTCTTGGTGGAGTTATCGCTTTAATGCTCGGAAAAATAATGCTGGATGGAGAATCGATTACTTTGTCGTTTCTGATGGATTGAAAGAAGCTTTGACTAGTGCGAAGATCCACACTGAAATTACTGGTAGCGATCATTGTCCAGTTGAAGTTGATTTAACAATTGCTTAA
- a CDS encoding acyltransferase family protein, with protein MNVRKSNFEFFRILSAFVIVMHHYVVHSEWDFGETLRMKPIFLDIIGSAGKFGVNCFLLISGYFLVDKVFKPKKLLQLWLQVFFYSIAIFFIFAFFGKDHSILNVKNSIVASLPIVFQQYWFISSYVLLYCLAPFLNILVENMNRKQHAILLIVFFVFLSIKPVISLLVANYGEVESGMWFLFIYFIAAYIKVYPESFAKSAKSYFIKSAVVFMIIAFLIALLAFYNHQNENALSKSLMMDIESPLYLLLSILLFCGVKNWNIGSIPFVNLLGSATLGVYLIHDNNYIRHFLWKELTAFKASYYGVNLVVTSIVIIILVYIVCSLIDILRQQLFALLRIGA; from the coding sequence ATGAATGTTAGAAAATCAAATTTTGAGTTTTTTCGGATATTAAGCGCCTTTGTTATTGTAATGCACCATTATGTTGTTCATTCCGAATGGGATTTTGGAGAAACTTTACGTATGAAGCCAATTTTTCTCGATATTATTGGATCGGCTGGGAAATTTGGTGTAAATTGTTTTTTATTGATTAGTGGATATTTTTTAGTGGATAAGGTATTTAAGCCAAAAAAATTATTACAGTTGTGGTTACAAGTCTTTTTTTACTCAATTGCCATCTTCTTCATTTTTGCATTTTTTGGAAAAGACCATTCTATATTGAACGTTAAAAATAGCATCGTAGCAAGTTTGCCAATTGTGTTTCAGCAATATTGGTTTATTAGTTCTTATGTGCTATTATACTGCTTGGCGCCGTTCTTAAATATTTTGGTGGAAAATATGAACAGAAAGCAACATGCAATCCTTTTAATAGTTTTTTTTGTGTTTCTATCAATTAAACCAGTTATATCGTTGTTAGTAGCTAATTACGGTGAGGTCGAAAGTGGTATGTGGTTTTTGTTTATTTATTTTATTGCTGCCTATATAAAGGTATACCCTGAGTCATTTGCTAAAAGCGCTAAAAGTTATTTTATAAAAAGTGCTGTTGTTTTTATGATTATAGCTTTTTTAATTGCATTACTTGCTTTTTACAATCACCAAAATGAAAATGCACTTTCTAAAAGTTTAATGATGGACATTGAAAGTCCTCTATATCTTCTTTTGTCAATCTTGCTTTTTTGTGGTGTTAAAAATTGGAATATCGGTTCTATACCTTTTGTAAATTTATTGGGTTCCGCAACATTAGGTGTTTATCTAATTCATGATAATAATTATATTCGCCATTTTCTATGGAAAGAGTTGACGGCATTTAAAGCATCATATTATGGGGTAAATTTAGTTGTGACTTCTATTGTAATTATTATTTTAGTTTATATAGTCTGCTCGCTAATCGATATTTTGAGACAACAGCTATTTGCTTTATTGCGCATTGGAGCATAA